In Deltaproteobacteria bacterium, the following proteins share a genomic window:
- a CDS encoding type II toxin-antitoxin system PemK/MazF family toxin has protein sequence MAGSSTAVARPRRGDVWLVALDPTVGSEIRKTRPAVIVQNDHSNRTASTTIVAPVTSRARSRLYPNEAFVRAGEGGCRLDSIVLARQIRCVDHARLVRRLGKLRPLTLAAVDRALLITLGLIDL, from the coding sequence GTGGCCGGTTCGTCGACGGCGGTAGCGCGTCCACGCCGCGGAGACGTTTGGCTCGTCGCGCTCGACCCCACGGTGGGCTCGGAAATCCGCAAGACCCGGCCGGCGGTCATCGTACAGAACGATCATTCGAACCGCACCGCCTCCACCACCATCGTTGCTCCGGTGACCTCGCGCGCGCGGTCGCGACTCTATCCGAACGAGGCGTTCGTCCGCGCGGGCGAGGGCGGCTGCCGACTCGACTCGATCGTGCTCGCGCGCCAGATTCGCTGCGTCGACCACGCGCGTCTCGTCCGGCGACTCGGCAAACTTCGCCCATTGACGCTGGCGGCGGTCGACCGAGCATTGCTCATCACGCTTGGTCTCATCGACCTCTGA
- a CDS encoding DUF433 domain-containing protein: MTDQRLLARITYDPDIFGGKPIIRGMRISVESILSLLAQGESAEAIIDDHPELEPDDIRACLAYAHAVIAHDSLDAVRRTRQAT, encoded by the coding sequence ATGACGGACCAGCGGCTGCTTGCACGTATCACTTACGATCCGGACATCTTCGGCGGAAAGCCGATCATCCGAGGGATGCGCATCTCCGTCGAGTCGATCTTGAGTCTTCTTGCTCAGGGTGAGTCGGCCGAGGCGATCATCGACGACCATCCGGAGCTCGAACCAGACGATATTCGGGCGTGCCTCGCCTATGCCCATGCAGTCATCGCGCATGACTCACTCGACGCCGTCCGCCGAACCCGGCAGGCGACGTGA
- a CDS encoding type II toxin-antitoxin system Phd/YefM family antitoxin, which translates to MKMATIREVKAKLSEYIELARDDVIVITRHGRAAAVLQGIDPADLEEVIYETSERFRSLITSRRQTARRGMIPLDKVARPAARTRRRHENIPVRKG; encoded by the coding sequence ATGAAGATGGCGACGATTCGCGAGGTCAAGGCCAAGCTGAGTGAGTACATAGAACTCGCGCGTGATGATGTGATCGTAATAACGCGACACGGTCGTGCGGCCGCAGTCCTCCAAGGCATCGACCCTGCCGACCTGGAGGAGGTGATCTACGAGACCAGCGAGCGATTTCGGTCGCTGATCACTTCCCGCCGGCAAACGGCGCGGAGGGGAATGATCCCGTTGGACAAGGTCGCTCGACCAGCCGCTCGTACTCGACGTCGCCACGAGAACATCCCCGTGCGCAAGGGTTGA
- a CDS encoding Uma2 family endonuclease encodes MGPPKRRATYEDLMQVPDTKVAEIIDGELVVSPRPASPHAHAATVLGSDVTGPFHRGPGDPAGPGGWWILLEPELHLAEDVLVPDWAGWQRDRLPVFPDTPAFTQVPDWVCEVISPSTGRIDRSRKMRIYAREGVSHLWFVEPQLETLEIYRLESGRWVVVGTHAGDEAVRAEPFDAVELRLGRWWMPRNPAAQL; translated from the coding sequence ATGGGGCCTCCGAAGCGGCGCGCGACCTACGAGGACCTGATGCAGGTCCCCGATACCAAGGTCGCCGAGATCATCGACGGCGAGCTCGTCGTCAGCCCGCGGCCCGCGTCGCCGCACGCGCACGCGGCCACCGTACTCGGCAGCGACGTCACCGGGCCGTTTCACCGCGGACCCGGCGATCCGGCAGGACCCGGCGGCTGGTGGATACTGCTCGAGCCGGAGCTGCACCTCGCCGAAGACGTCCTCGTTCCCGATTGGGCCGGGTGGCAGCGCGACCGCCTGCCGGTCTTCCCGGACACGCCCGCGTTCACCCAGGTGCCGGACTGGGTGTGCGAGGTGATCTCGCCGTCGACCGGCCGTATCGACCGGAGCCGAAAGATGCGGATCTACGCCCGTGAAGGGGTGTCGCACCTGTGGTTCGTCGAGCCGCAGCTCGAGACGCTCGAGATATATCGCCTCGAGTCTGGCCGGTGGGTCGTTGTCGGCACGCACGCCGGCGACGAGGCCGTCCGGGCCGAGCCGTTCGACGCCGTCGAGCTGCGGCTCGGGCGGTGGTGGATGCCCCGGAACCCGGCGGCGCAGTTGTAG
- a CDS encoding DUF433 domain-containing protein — protein MTMFDRITFDPHIMGGRACIRGMRIPVSVVVGQIAHGTSFDEVLAGYPDLERQDIEEALRYAAWLAQEQVKLG, from the coding sequence CTGACGATGTTCGATCGCATCACATTTGATCCCCACATCATGGGCGGCCGCGCCTGCATCCGCGGGATGCGGATTCCGGTCTCGGTCGTCGTCGGTCAGATCGCGCACGGCACCTCCTTCGACGAGGTTCTCGCGGGCTACCCCGATCTCGAGCGCCAGGACATCGAGGAGGCCCTCCGCTACGCGGCTTGGCTCGCGCAGGAGCAGGTGAAGCTCGGCTGA
- a CDS encoding TIGR00730 family Rossman fold protein yields the protein MTPTDPQLAYRDEAFLDSDAARPLRILAEYLQPLHAFARERVHDTIVFFGSARLRADGPLGRYYAEARELARLVTEWSQEIASPAHRFLVCSGGGPGIMEAANRGAADAGGRSIGLNIGLPHEQRPNPYITPGLGFEFHYFFMRKLWFAHLARAIVVFPGGFGTLDELFEILTLCQTRKLDRPIVILLYGASYWREIVNFPALVRYGMIAEENLGLFDFVDTPADALARLRAALGSESATAAPSFARSRTCANPDGVP from the coding sequence ATGACGCCCACCGATCCGCAGCTCGCCTACCGGGACGAAGCCTTCCTTGACAGCGACGCCGCGCGCCCGCTGCGCATCCTCGCCGAGTACCTCCAGCCCCTGCATGCGTTCGCGCGGGAGCGCGTCCACGACACCATCGTGTTCTTCGGCTCCGCCCGGCTGCGCGCCGACGGGCCCCTCGGGCGATACTACGCCGAGGCGCGCGAGCTCGCGCGCCTGGTGACCGAGTGGTCGCAGGAGATCGCATCGCCGGCGCACCGCTTTCTCGTCTGCAGCGGCGGCGGGCCGGGCATCATGGAAGCCGCGAACCGCGGCGCGGCCGACGCGGGCGGGCGCTCGATCGGGCTCAACATCGGCCTCCCGCACGAGCAGCGCCCGAACCCCTACATCACGCCCGGCCTCGGGTTCGAGTTCCACTACTTCTTCATGCGCAAGCTCTGGTTCGCGCACCTCGCGCGCGCCATCGTCGTCTTTCCCGGCGGCTTCGGCACGCTCGACGAGCTGTTCGAGATCCTGACCCTCTGCCAGACGCGCAAGCTCGATCGGCCGATCGTGATCCTCCTGTACGGGGCGAGCTACTGGCGCGAGATCGTCAATTTCCCGGCCCTCGTGCGCTACGGGATGATCGCGGAGGAAAACCTCGGGTTGTTCGACTTCGTCGACACCCCGGCCGATGCGCTCGCGCGGCTCCGTGCCGCCCTCGGGAGCGAGAGCGCGACCGCCGCGCCGTCGTTCGCTCGCTCGCGAACGTGCGCCAATCCCGACGGGGTCCCGTGA